A stretch of the Haloarchaeobius salinus genome encodes the following:
- a CDS encoding hydantoinase/oxoprolinase family protein: protein MRQDNTNQRVAVDIGGTFVDAITFDRETGDLTLEKAATTPDQPSGGVLDAVEKVDAELEATEAFVHGTTLGLNAVLERDGARIGIITNEGFTDVHEIGRTNLERDSMYDINYQKPESMVPRRRRLGVPGRLNADGAVVEELDEDAVREAADELVAEHDVEAIAICFLHSYQNGQHEQAAADVVRDAHPEVSVSVSSDITGEYREYERTSTAVLDSYIKPIFENYVDTLDESLTGAGFDGSFFVTRSGGGTLTAESAKTAPVHTILSGPAGGLIGAARVGDATDRENLITVDMGGTSLDAAVVEDGSPVVKYDSTLEHQPMLIPVYDIRTIGAGGGSIAWLDGDLLKVGPESAGADPGPICYDNGGTQPTVTDAALALGFLDPGDFLGGEMDTAVDDAIAGIEGVLADPLDTSVPDASRGVFDVALANTVGAIREITVEKGLDPRDFSMVAYGGAGPMFVPLLARELGVKEVLVPQAPSVFSAWGMLMADVVYDFSQTMIAVLDDVELETLDAAFEELEAEGRETLTEEGVAEADQRLERAVEMRYFGQEHTVEVDADGVDDLDELAERFQAQHETRYGHTMDDPVQVVHLRVRAVGENDKPTLDEQEPRTGDALEPTDTREAYCFAAGEFTEFDVYERATLAPGDELAGPAVVTEPTTSLVFHSDQHATVDEYGHIVITTGGEQ, encoded by the coding sequence ACGCCGAACTGGAGGCGACCGAGGCGTTCGTCCACGGGACGACACTCGGGCTGAACGCCGTGCTCGAACGCGACGGCGCACGTATCGGCATCATCACCAACGAGGGGTTCACCGACGTCCACGAGATCGGCCGCACGAACCTCGAACGCGACTCGATGTACGACATCAACTACCAGAAGCCGGAGTCCATGGTACCCCGTCGACGACGGCTCGGCGTGCCCGGCCGCCTGAACGCGGACGGGGCCGTCGTGGAGGAGCTCGACGAGGACGCCGTCCGCGAGGCCGCGGACGAACTCGTCGCGGAGCACGACGTGGAGGCCATCGCCATCTGCTTCCTGCACTCCTACCAGAACGGCCAGCACGAGCAGGCCGCCGCCGATGTCGTCCGCGACGCTCACCCCGAGGTCAGCGTCTCGGTCTCCAGCGACATCACCGGCGAGTACCGGGAGTACGAGCGCACGAGCACGGCCGTCCTCGACAGCTACATCAAGCCCATCTTCGAGAACTACGTCGACACCCTCGACGAGTCGCTCACCGGCGCGGGCTTCGACGGCTCGTTCTTCGTCACGCGGTCCGGCGGCGGCACGCTCACCGCCGAGAGCGCGAAGACCGCGCCCGTCCACACCATCCTCTCTGGGCCGGCCGGCGGGCTCATCGGCGCGGCCCGCGTCGGCGACGCCACCGACCGCGAGAACCTCATCACCGTGGACATGGGCGGGACGAGTCTCGATGCTGCCGTCGTCGAGGACGGCTCGCCCGTCGTGAAGTACGACTCGACGCTCGAACACCAGCCGATGCTCATCCCGGTGTACGACATCCGGACCATCGGCGCGGGCGGGGGCTCCATCGCCTGGCTCGACGGCGACCTGCTGAAGGTCGGCCCCGAGAGCGCGGGCGCGGACCCCGGTCCCATCTGCTACGACAACGGCGGTACCCAGCCGACCGTCACCGACGCGGCGCTCGCCCTCGGCTTCCTCGACCCCGGCGACTTCCTCGGCGGCGAGATGGACACCGCCGTTGACGACGCCATCGCCGGCATCGAGGGCGTGCTCGCGGACCCACTCGACACGTCCGTCCCGGACGCCAGTCGCGGCGTCTTCGACGTGGCGCTCGCGAACACCGTCGGAGCCATCCGCGAGATAACCGTCGAGAAGGGCCTCGACCCGCGTGACTTCTCGATGGTCGCCTACGGCGGCGCGGGCCCGATGTTCGTCCCGCTGCTCGCGCGCGAACTTGGCGTGAAGGAGGTACTCGTCCCGCAGGCACCCTCCGTCTTCTCCGCGTGGGGGATGCTGATGGCCGACGTCGTCTACGATTTCTCGCAGACGATGATCGCCGTCCTCGACGACGTCGAACTCGAGACGCTCGACGCCGCCTTCGAGGAGCTCGAGGCCGAAGGCCGCGAGACGCTCACCGAGGAGGGCGTCGCCGAGGCCGACCAGCGCCTCGAACGCGCCGTCGAGATGCGTTACTTCGGGCAGGAGCACACCGTCGAGGTGGACGCCGACGGCGTCGATGACCTCGACGAGCTCGCCGAGCGGTTCCAGGCACAGCACGAGACGCGCTACGGTCACACGATGGACGACCCGGTCCAGGTCGTCCACCTGCGCGTCCGGGCGGTCGGCGAGAACGACAAGCCGACGCTCGACGAACAGGAGCCGCGCACGGGCGACGCGCTCGAGCCGACCGACACCCGCGAGGCGTACTGCTTCGCCGCGGGCGAGTTCACCGAGTTCGACGTCTACGAGCGCGCGACGCTCGCGCCGGGCGACGAGCTCGCCGGCCCCGCGGTCGTCACCGAACCGACCACCTCGCTGGTCTTCCACTCGGACCAGCACGCGACCGTCGACGAGTACGGTCATATCGTCATCACCACCGGAGGCGAACAATGA